A genomic region of Zea mays cultivar B73 chromosome 6, Zm-B73-REFERENCE-NAM-5.0, whole genome shotgun sequence contains the following coding sequences:
- the LOC118472312 gene encoding putative cellulose synthase A catalytic subunit 11 [UDP-forming] has product CSGEEGDRGGPRPPESLSDKLPLPPADLNLYGAAVALRLLLLAAFFRYRVAHPARGAPWLWLAALACELCLALAWLLAQLPKLSPTSRETHLDRLASRYDKDARLGSVDVLVTAAGAGAEPPLAAANTVLSVLAADYPARRLACYVSDDGADLLLFEALFDAAGFARRWVPFCRRHAVEPRAPELYFARGVDYLRDKAAPSFVKERRAMKRAYEELKVRMNCLAAKARKVPEDGWVMSDGTPWPGNNTRDHPAMIQVLLGHPGDQDAEGNELPRLLYVSREKKPGFQHHTKAGALNALLRVSALLTNGSYVLNLDHDHCVANSGVLREAMCFLMDPESGNRTCYVQFPLRMGVNDDGGETRATRDSVFFDIGMKCLDGIQGPVYVGSGCCINRKALYGFDPASTEDDDGEAPVQRSSRAGRRRRLRSYRAALERHFGNSPAFIASAFASQERGGDTSAAADASCLLREAIHVVSCAYEARTRWGKDVGWMYGSGGGGGVVTGFRMHARGWSSAYCAPARTAFRSFARASPADVLASASKRAVAAMGVLLSRHCPVWAGAGGSLRFMQRLGYVSCVAYPLASIPLTVYCALPAACLLTGKSIFPDDMGFYDAVVVILLLSSVVATVALELRWSGVTLRAWWRDQKLWAVTGTSACLAAVFQGILRSCAGIDVCFSSTYTETAATRTSSSTSDDDSGAAGEEPSDAQKSVLRWSNLLIPPASLLLGNLAGVVVAVSYGVDHGYRSWGPVLVKLALALWVVAHLQGFFRGLLARRDRAPTIAVLWSVLFVSVLSLLWVNVDSYSAPPAQSTLQQPVL; this is encoded by the exons TGCAGCGGGGAAGAAGGTGACCGTGGAGGCCCACGCCCACCTGAGTCTCTCAGCGACAAGCTGCCACTCCCGCCGGCCGACCTCAACCTGTACGGCGCGGCCGTCGCGCTGCGCCTGCTCCTCCTCGCCGCCTTCTTCCGGTACCGCGTCGCGCACCCGGCGCGCGGCGCGCCCTGGCTCTGGCTGGCCGCGCTCGCCTGCGAGCTGTGCCTCGCCCTCGCGTGGCTCCTCGCCCAGCTCCCGAAGCTGTCCCCGACCAGCCGCGAGACGCACCTCGACAGGCTGGCTTCGAGGTACGACAAGGACGCGCGGCTGGGCAGCGTGGACGTGCTCGTGACGGCGGCGGGCGCGGGGGcggagccgccgctggcggccgcGAACACGGTCCTGTCGGTGCTCGCGGCGGACTACCCGGCGCGGAGGCTGGCCTGCTACGTGTCCGACGACGGCGCGGACTTGCTGCTGTTCGAGGCGCTGTTCGACGCCGCGGGCTTCGCGCGGCGGTGGGTGCCGTTCTGCCGCCGCCACGCCGTGGAGCCGAGGGCCCCCGAGCTCTACTTCGCCCGCGGCGTCGACTACCTCAGGGACAAGGCCGCGCCGTCGTTCGTCAAGGAACGCCGCGCCATGAAG AGGGCGTACGAGGAGTTGAAGGTCAGGATGAACTGCCTCGCCGCGAAGGCGCGGAAGGTGCCGGAGGACGGGTGGGTCATGTCGGACGGCACGCCGTGGCCTGGGAACAACACGAGAGACCATCCTGCAATGATACAG GTTCTTCTGGGGCATCCCGGCGATCAGGACGCCGAGGGGAACGAGCTGCCTCGGCTGCTGTACGTGTCGCGGGAGAAGAAGCCGGGGTTCCAGCATCACACGAAAGCCGGCGCCCTCAACGCCCTG CTCCGGGTGTCCGCTCTGCTGACGAACGGCTCCTACGTGCTCAACCTGGACCACGACCACTGCGTAGCCAACAGCGGCGTCCTGAGGGAGGCAATGTGCTTCCTCATGGACCCCGAGTCCGGGAACAGGACGTGCTACGTCCAGTTCCCGCTGAGGATGGGCGtcaacgacgacggtggcgagacGCGCGCGACTCGCGACTCTGTCTTCTTCGAC ATCGGCATGAAGTGCCTGGACGGCATCCAGGGCCCGGTGTACGTCGGCTCCGGCTGCTGCATCAACAGGAAGGCGCTGTACGGGTTCGATCCCGCGTCCACTGAAGACGACGACGGGGAGGCGCCGGTGCAGCGGAGCAGCCGAGCAG GAAGGAGGCGGAGGTTGCGTTCCTACCGCGCCGCGTTGGAGCGGCACTTCGGCAACTCACCGGCGTTCATCGCGTCCGCGTTCGCGAGCCAAGAGCGCGGCGGCGACACGTCCGCGGCCGCAGACGCTTCTTGTCTCCTCAGGGAGGCGATCCACGTCGTCAGCTGCGCGTACGAAGCGCGGACGAGGTGGGGCAAAGACGTCGGCTGGATGTACGGttctggcggcggcggcggcgtggtcACGGGGTTTAGGATGCACGCGCGCGGGTGGTCGTCAGCGTACTGCGCGCCGGCGCGGACCGCGTTCCGGAGCTTCGCGCGTGCCAGCCCCGCTGACGTCCTGGCCTCGGCGTCGAAGCGAGCGGTCGCGGCCATGGGCGTCCTGCTGAGCCGACACTGCCCTGTCTGGGCCGGTGCTGGCGGGAGCCTGCGGTTCATGCAGAGGCTGGGCTACGTGAGCTGCGTCGCCTACCCGCTGGCGTCCATCCCGCTCACCGTCTACTGCGCGCTCCCGGCGGCCTGCCTCCTCACCGGCAAGTCCATCTTCCCGGACGACATGGGCTTCTACGACGCGGTCGTGGTCATCTTGCTCCTGTCCTCGGTGGTGGCCACGGTCGCGCTGGAGCTTCGGTGGAGCGGCGTGACGCTGCGCGCGTGGTGGCGGGACCAGAAGCTCTGGGCTGTCACTGGCACGTCGGCGTGCCTTGCGGCCGTGTTCCAGGGCATCCTCCGCTCGTGCGCCGGGATCGACGTTTGTTTCTCTTCCACCTACACGGAGACGGCGGCGACCAGGACGTCGTCGTCGACCTCGGATGACGACAGTGGCGCCGCCGGCGAGGAGCCCTCCGACGCGCAGAAGTCCGTGCTGCGGTGGTCGAACCTGCTGATCCCACCGGCGAGTCTGCTGCTGGGAAACCTCGCCGGCGTCGTGGTGGCCGTGTCGTACGGGGTGGACCACGGGTACCGGTCGTGGGGACCGGTCCTCGTGAAGCTGGCTCTCGCCTTGTGGGTGGTGGCGCACCTGCAGGGCTTCTTCAGGGGTCTCCTTGCGCGGCGGGACAGGGCACCCACCATCGCCGTGCTATGGTCGGTGCTCTTCGTGTCCGTGCTCTCGCTGCTCTGGGTCAACGTCGACTCCTACTCAGCGCCGCCGGCGCAGTCCACGTTGCAGCAGCCGGTCTTGTGA